In the Mauremys mutica isolate MM-2020 ecotype Southern chromosome 13, ASM2049712v1, whole genome shotgun sequence genome, one interval contains:
- the LOC123348226 gene encoding kunitz-type serine protease inhibitor B1-like, whose amino-acid sequence MKSGVLLLLGLLALWAELPPASGQLRQANAICSLPADPGPCEAYMPSYFYNSTTQRCEQFIYGGCRGNGNRFPNVNECLKTCGSSGDICRLPPKTGPCKMHSRRFFYHPATRTCKTFIYGGCQGNGNNFRTLQECQRACRKRGPTRERDQDEPRA is encoded by the exons ATGAAATCAggcgtcctcctcctcctggggctcCTCGCCCTCTGGGCTGAGCTGCCGCCTGCCTCTGGGCAGCTCCGTCAAG CGAACGCGATCTGCAGTCTCCCTGCGGATCCCGGCCCTTGTGAAGCCTACATGCCCAGCTACTTCTACAACTCGACCACCCAGAGGTGTGAGCAGTTCATTTATGGCGGCTGCCGGGGCAATGGGAACAGGTTTCCCAATGTGAACGAATGTCTCAAGACCTGTGGAAGCTCAG GTGACATTTGCCGACTCCCGCCTAAGACGGGCCCTTGCAAGATGCACAGCCGTCGCTTCTTCTACCACCCGGCCACCAGGACGTGCAAAACATTCATCTACGGCGGCTGCCAGGGAAACGGGAACAACTTTAGAACTCTCCAGGAGTGCCAGCGGGCCTGCAGGAAACGCG GGCCgaccagagagagagaccaggacgAGCCGAGAGCGTGA
- the LOC123348225 gene encoding BPTI/Kunitz domain-containing protein-like isoform X2: MDSAPLYLKPGKGANAICSLPADPGPCLAYMPSYFYNSTTQRCEQFIYGGCRGNGNRFPNVNECLKTCGSSDYRLSQGDICRLPPETGPCKMYGRRFFYHPASRTCKIFIYGGCQGNGNNFSTFQECQRACRKRGPTRERDRDEPRA, encoded by the exons atggacagtgcccccctctatctgaagcctggcaagggag CGAACGCGATCTGCAGTCTCCCTGCGGATCCCGGCCCGTGTTTAGCCTACATGCCCAGCTACTTCTACAACTCGACCACCCAGAGGTGTGAGCAGTTCATTTATGGCGGCTGCCGGGGCAATGGGAACAGGTTTCCCAATGTGAACGAATGTCTCAAGACCTGTGGAAGCTCAG ATTATCGCCTCTCCCAAGGTGACATTTGCCGACTCCCGCCTGAGACGGGCCCTTGCAAGATGTACGGCCGTCGCTTCTTCTACCACCCGGCCTCCAGGACGTGCAAAATATTCATCTACGGCGGCTGCCAGGGCAACGGGAACAACTTTAGTACTTTCCAGGAGTGCCAGCGGGCCTGCAGGAAACGCG
- the LOC123348225 gene encoding kunitz-type serine protease inhibitor bitisilin-1-like isoform X1 encodes MKSGLLLLLGLLALWAELPPASGQLRQANAICSLPADPGPCLAYMPSYFYNSTTQRCEQFIYGGCRGNGNRFPNVNECLKTCGSSDYRLSQGDICRLPPETGPCKMYGRRFFYHPASRTCKIFIYGGCQGNGNNFSTFQECQRACRKRGPTRERDRDEPRA; translated from the exons ATGAAAtcaggcctcctcctcctcctggggctcCTCGCCCTCTGGGCTGAGCTGCCGCCTGCCTCTGGGCAGCTCCGTCAAG CGAACGCGATCTGCAGTCTCCCTGCGGATCCCGGCCCGTGTTTAGCCTACATGCCCAGCTACTTCTACAACTCGACCACCCAGAGGTGTGAGCAGTTCATTTATGGCGGCTGCCGGGGCAATGGGAACAGGTTTCCCAATGTGAACGAATGTCTCAAGACCTGTGGAAGCTCAG ATTATCGCCTCTCCCAAGGTGACATTTGCCGACTCCCGCCTGAGACGGGCCCTTGCAAGATGTACGGCCGTCGCTTCTTCTACCACCCGGCCTCCAGGACGTGCAAAATATTCATCTACGGCGGCTGCCAGGGCAACGGGAACAACTTTAGTACTTTCCAGGAGTGCCAGCGGGCCTGCAGGAAACGCG